The Clostridium septicum genome contains a region encoding:
- a CDS encoding ECF transporter S component, whose product MIETTKRNRTISLIKMAVMAALVCFATFSFKVPTLNGYTHLGDSMIFISVVLLGGRKGAFAGAMGAALADLIGGYMIWIIPTFIIKYAMAVIMSFFIMKFKNEKSYNWIIGAVLGAIVQIMGYTFTNYILFGLSYAVAEFWGLIVQSIAGLICAIVIITMLVKSNLLNRLKEK is encoded by the coding sequence ATGATTGAAACAACCAAAAGAAATAGAACTATAAGTTTAATTAAGATGGCAGTAATGGCTGCTCTAGTATGTTTTGCAACCTTTTCTTTTAAAGTTCCTACATTAAATGGATATACTCATTTAGGAGATTCCATGATTTTTATATCAGTAGTTTTATTAGGTGGTAGAAAAGGTGCCTTTGCAGGTGCAATGGGGGCAGCTTTAGCAGACTTAATTGGAGGATACATGATATGGATTATTCCAACATTTATTATTAAATATGCAATGGCAGTAATTATGTCATTTTTTATAATGAAGTTTAAAAATGAAAAAAGTTATAATTGGATTATTGGAGCAGTATTAGGAGCTATAGTTCAAATAATGGGATATACATTTACAAATTATATACTATTTGGATTAAGTTATGCTGTTGCAGAGTTTTGGGGACTAATTGTACAAAGTATAGCTGGATTAATTTGTGCTATAGTAATTATAACTATGTTAGTAAAGTCTAATTTACTAAATAGGTTAAAGGAGAAGTAG
- a CDS encoding methyl-accepting chemotaxis protein has product MTLKNLKRNQQKQITLKSKMRSGLIPIMAITIILLGFSSYVLAKNSLFKNTESFLVSSAKLASIGVSDVISERSNTLLALSSNPILKEKSDFNSKKTFLKESAETNKYKNIGISDINGNIEYISGSKGNVSEREYFQNALLGNISIGTPHFGKVSGDFLYEMAAPITNSDGQIIGVLVVIRDGFELCDIISNINIMGSGGAYILDNHGTYIAEKDKNIVEKQVNSLATSQSENNNTLQDIHRKMIAKETGISTYYNKDADKYIAYTPIEGTDWSLAVYVTHNTVLKEFSKIKFLISLIAIICLISLTLLINYISDKISNPIIKVNNSLNSFANGDFTNKIDKSSINCKTELETMSISLIKANESLVNSFNKIKTTANSIDNKSEVLKNISNELTSLISGVSQAISDVANGTSTQAMDLTNITSSLCDFSESLEKLTEEVIVITSMNDIIKEKAETSTDELSKLIENLSKFNSNFNNFNLKLESNTLEIKKINEMTDLIRNISEQTNLLALNAAIEAARAGESGKGFSVVADEIRKLAELSNKSTETIYSVVNNIIVNTEDLVSNSLNMKKDVESQDIVVNNTIKSFNDILTSINDIIPKISFMSKNLNSINTNKNDILQNINNLSAISEEISATTEEIAASAEELNASALVVGTASEELNELAHETKLEMDNFKTE; this is encoded by the coding sequence ATGACTTTAAAAAATCTTAAAAGAAACCAGCAAAAACAAATAACACTAAAATCTAAAATGAGATCAGGTTTAATTCCTATAATGGCAATAACTATAATATTGCTTGGATTTTCTTCATATGTTCTTGCAAAAAATTCATTATTTAAAAATACTGAAAGTTTTCTAGTATCTTCTGCTAAACTAGCCAGCATAGGTGTTAGTGATGTTATATCAGAAAGAAGTAATACTCTTTTAGCTTTATCATCAAATCCAATCTTAAAAGAAAAATCAGACTTTAATAGCAAAAAGACTTTTCTTAAAGAATCTGCCGAAACAAATAAATATAAAAATATTGGAATATCTGATATTAATGGAAATATAGAATATATATCTGGTTCAAAAGGAAATGTTTCCGAAAGAGAATATTTTCAAAATGCATTATTAGGAAACATATCCATCGGCACTCCCCATTTTGGTAAAGTCAGTGGTGATTTCTTATATGAAATGGCAGCTCCAATTACTAATTCAGATGGACAAATAATAGGAGTTTTAGTAGTTATAAGAGATGGATTTGAACTATGTGATATAATTTCAAATATTAATATTATGGGCTCTGGGGGAGCTTATATTTTGGACAATCACGGAACATACATAGCTGAAAAAGATAAGAACATTGTTGAAAAGCAAGTAAACTCATTAGCAACTTCACAATCTGAAAATAATAATACACTTCAAGATATACATAGAAAAATGATTGCTAAAGAAACTGGAATATCTACATACTACAATAAAGACGCTGATAAATACATTGCTTATACTCCAATTGAAGGAACTGATTGGTCATTAGCTGTATATGTTACTCATAATACAGTTTTAAAAGAATTTAGCAAAATAAAATTCCTAATATCCTTAATTGCTATTATTTGCTTAATATCTTTAACTTTATTAATTAATTATATATCTGATAAGATTTCTAATCCTATTATTAAAGTTAATAATTCATTAAATTCCTTTGCTAATGGTGATTTTACTAATAAAATAGATAAAAGCTCTATAAATTGTAAAACTGAACTTGAAACTATGAGTATTTCTTTAATTAAAGCTAATGAAAGTCTTGTTAATAGTTTTAATAAAATTAAAACTACTGCTAACTCCATTGATAATAAATCAGAAGTCCTAAAAAATATATCAAATGAACTTACAAGTCTTATTTCTGGAGTATCACAGGCAATTTCTGATGTTGCTAATGGTACAAGTACTCAAGCTATGGATCTTACAAATATAACTAGCAGCTTATGTGATTTTAGTGAAAGCTTAGAAAAACTTACTGAAGAAGTAATAGTCATTACATCAATGAATGATATTATTAAAGAAAAAGCAGAAACTAGTACAGATGAACTTTCAAAGTTAATAGAGAATCTTTCAAAATTTAATTCTAATTTTAATAATTTTAATTTAAAATTAGAATCAAATACATTAGAAATAAAGAAAATAAATGAAATGACTGACTTAATTAGAAATATTTCAGAACAAACAAACTTATTAGCGTTAAATGCTGCTATAGAAGCAGCTCGTGCTGGTGAGTCTGGAAAGGGGTTTTCTGTTGTAGCTGATGAAATTAGAAAATTAGCTGAACTAAGTAATAAATCTACTGAAACTATTTATTCTGTTGTAAATAATATTATTGTAAATACTGAAGACTTAGTTTCTAATTCTTTAAACATGAAAAAAGACGTTGAATCTCAAGATATAGTTGTTAATAATACTATTAAATCCTTTAATGATATACTAACTTCAATAAATGATATTATTCCTAAAATATCATTTATGAGTAAAAACTTAAATTCTATAAATACTAATAAAAATGATATACTTCAAAATATAAATAATTTATCTGCTATTTCAGAAGAAATTTCAGCAACTACTGAAGAAATTGCTGCTTCAGCTGAAGAATTAAATGCCTCAGCTTTAGTAGTTGGTACTGCTTCAGAAGAATTAAATGAACTTGCTCATGAAACTAAACTTGAAATGGACAACTTTAAAACTGAATAA
- a CDS encoding hemerythrin domain-containing protein: MNAINLMMEEHKNIKIMLKIVRKACFNILNSSEVDYEDFYLIIDFIRNYADSHHHKKEEVMLFNKMIDEMGSTAEKLVKYGMLVEHDLGRLYISELENSLKKMKYGDKEAKLDIIANAISYTNLLERHIEKEDNVVYKFAERELKEDTLLEINNECIKFEEENNKVKIENLKILETLRNKYIE, from the coding sequence ATGAATGCAATAAATCTAATGATGGAAGAGCATAAAAATATTAAAATTATGCTAAAAATAGTAAGGAAAGCATGTTTTAATATTTTAAATAGCTCAGAAGTAGACTATGAAGATTTTTATTTAATAATAGATTTTATTAGGAATTATGCAGATTCTCATCATCACAAAAAAGAAGAGGTAATGTTATTTAATAAAATGATAGATGAAATGGGAAGTACAGCTGAAAAGCTAGTTAAATATGGAATGTTAGTAGAGCATGATTTAGGAAGGCTATATATAAGTGAATTAGAAAATTCTCTTAAGAAAATGAAGTATGGAGATAAAGAAGCTAAATTGGACATTATTGCAAATGCAATTTCATACACGAATCTCTTAGAGAGACATATAGAAAAAGAAGATAACGTAGTGTATAAATTTGCAGAAAGAGAGTTAAAAGAAGATACATTACTAGAAATAAATAATGAATGTATTAAATTCGAAGAAGAAAATAATAAAGTTAAAATTGAAAATTTAAAAATATTAGAGACATTAAGAAATAAATATATAGAGTAG
- a CDS encoding DUF1858 domain-containing protein has protein sequence MITKDMTIGEVIRVNEKAVDVFMRFGMGCVGCPSAQAETIEEAVSIHGLNLDELLEALNK, from the coding sequence ATGATTACGAAAGATATGACAATTGGAGAAGTTATAAGAGTTAATGAGAAAGCTGTTGATGTTTTTATGAGGTTTGGAATGGGATGTGTAGGATGTCCTTCAGCTCAAGCAGAAACAATAGAAGAAGCCGTAAGTATTCATGGATTAAATCTAGACGAATTATTAGAGGCTTTAAATAAGTAG
- the cobM gene encoding precorrin-4 C(11)-methyltransferase, which translates to MVYFIGAGPGDVDLITVKGRDILSKADIVIYAGSLVSSEHLEFCKKGVETFNSAKMTLDDVIKVIKENKDKLIVRLHTGDPSIYGAIKEQMDELSKLNIDYKVVPGVSSFTAAASAINREFTLPSITQTVILTRVEGRTPVPETEDLEKLASIGASMAIFLSISMIDKVVEKLRKGYGRNVPIAVVERATWNDERAIIGTLDDIAEKVKEAGIKKCAQILVGDFINCEYEKSLLYDKRFTHMYREAEK; encoded by the coding sequence ATGGTTTATTTTATTGGAGCAGGACCTGGAGATGTTGATTTAATAACTGTAAAGGGAAGAGATATATTAAGTAAGGCAGATATAGTTATATATGCAGGTTCGTTAGTGAGTAGTGAACATTTAGAGTTTTGTAAAAAAGGTGTAGAAACTTTTAACTCTGCCAAAATGACTTTAGATGATGTAATTAAAGTAATAAAAGAAAATAAAGATAAGTTAATAGTTAGGCTTCATACAGGAGATCCTTCAATTTATGGAGCAATAAAGGAACAAATGGATGAACTTTCTAAATTAAATATAGATTATAAGGTTGTACCAGGAGTTAGTTCATTTACAGCAGCAGCATCTGCTATTAATAGGGAATTTACACTTCCATCAATAACTCAAACAGTAATTTTAACTAGAGTAGAAGGAAGAACTCCAGTACCAGAAACAGAAGATTTAGAGAAATTAGCTTCTATTGGAGCATCTATGGCAATATTTTTATCAATATCAATGATAGATAAAGTTGTAGAAAAATTAAGAAAGGGTTATGGGAGAAATGTGCCTATAGCAGTTGTAGAAAGAGCAACTTGGAATGATGAAAGAGCTATTATTGGAACTTTAGATGATATAGCGGAAAAGGTTAAAGAAGCTGGTATTAAAAAGTGTGCTCAGATATTAGTTGGAGATTTTATAAACTGTGAATATGAAAAAAGTCTTTTATATGATAAGAGATTTACTCATATGTATAGAGAGGCTGAAAAGTAA
- a CDS encoding CbiQ family ECF transporter T component: MIREINLYSLNSKYAYVHPIEKILLVLISLIICSYIENIYLITGNIIFFILLNLIAKNPFKIINKFLVIAIVFSIFTTISLLWQGYSLNYIILILIRGINGAITISFLALTTPINHIVCVMSRWEYIRDVADIIKSMERFIIILEDDLTITFNAIKSRGGFSGFKNSVKDFGNVLGVSFKNLVFRWREINLALKNRCYIGRHNYSYSFKISKLRLSFLLVYILVLGFINIL; encoded by the coding sequence ATGATACGGGAAATAAATCTGTATAGCTTAAATAGCAAATATGCATATGTACATCCAATAGAAAAAATACTTTTAGTTTTAATATCATTAATAATTTGTAGCTATATAGAAAATATATATTTAATAACAGGTAATATAATATTTTTTATATTGTTAAACTTAATTGCAAAAAATCCATTTAAAATAATAAATAAGTTTTTAGTAATAGCCATAGTATTTTCAATATTTACTACTATAAGCTTACTGTGGCAGGGGTATTCATTGAATTATATTATACTGATATTAATAAGAGGAATTAATGGAGCTATAACAATAAGTTTTTTAGCCTTAACAACGCCTATAAACCATATAGTTTGTGTAATGAGTAGGTGGGAATATATAAGGGATGTAGCAGATATTATTAAATCTATGGAAAGATTTATAATAATTTTAGAAGATGATTTAACAATAACTTTTAATGCTATAAAATCAAGAGGTGGCTTTAGTGGATTTAAAAATAGTGTAAAAGATTTTGGAAATGTATTAGGAGTTTCCTTTAAAAACTTAGTATTTAGATGGAGAGAAATAAACTTAGCATTAAAAAATAGATGCTATATAGGAAGACATAATTATAGTTATAGTTTTAAAATAAGTAAATTAAGATTAAGTTTTTTATTAGTTTATATATTAGTATTAGGTTTTATAAATATTTTATAG
- a CDS encoding PadR family transcriptional regulator, whose amino-acid sequence MADKSQFLRGTLEGCILKIIADRETYGYEIAERLKEYGFSEISEGTIYPILLRLEKNNFITSIKRASAYGPKRKYYNLTNEGKIELKEFYEIWCSIRENIDNIFSNYGGK is encoded by the coding sequence TTGGCAGATAAATCTCAATTTCTTAGAGGAACATTAGAAGGATGTATACTAAAAATAATAGCTGATAGAGAGACTTACGGTTATGAAATTGCAGAAAGACTTAAAGAATATGGATTTTCTGAAATTAGTGAAGGAACTATTTATCCAATTCTTCTTAGACTTGAAAAAAATAATTTTATAACTTCTATAAAAAGAGCTTCGGCCTATGGTCCTAAAAGAAAATATTATAATTTAACAAATGAAGGAAAAATAGAATTAAAAGAATTCTATGAGATTTGGTGTAGCATTAGAGAAAATATAGACAATATATTTAGTAATTATGGAGGAAAATAA
- a CDS encoding energy-coupling factor ABC transporter permease: MKKSGFLVFTLLLSISIPFNAYAMHIAEGYLALNWCIFYFILSAPFIILSIKELRKTIKRNSDIKMLLALMGAYVFMMSALKLPSVTGSSSHPTGTGLGAVVFGPMVMVVISAVVLLFQALLLAHGGLTTLGANVLSMGIVGPFVAYFIYRLFKKKNESVAVFLACALGNLLTYVVTSIQLALAFPSADGGVIVSAVKFLGVFAVTQVPLAIVEGIVSVVIFDFIKKHCRQELSELEGGLL; encoded by the coding sequence ATGAAAAAATCAGGATTTTTAGTATTTACGTTATTATTATCAATTAGTATTCCTTTTAATGCTTATGCAATGCATATAGCAGAAGGGTATTTAGCTTTAAACTGGTGTATATTCTATTTTATATTATCAGCACCATTTATAATTTTAAGTATTAAAGAGCTTAGAAAAACTATTAAAAGAAATAGCGATATAAAGATGCTTTTAGCTCTTATGGGAGCATATGTATTTATGATGTCAGCTCTTAAGCTTCCATCAGTAACAGGAAGTTCATCACATCCAACAGGAACAGGACTTGGAGCAGTAGTATTTGGACCAATGGTAATGGTTGTTATTTCAGCAGTTGTATTATTATTTCAAGCACTTTTACTTGCTCATGGTGGTTTAACTACTTTAGGAGCCAATGTATTATCAATGGGGATTGTAGGACCTTTTGTAGCATATTTTATATATAGATTATTTAAGAAGAAAAATGAATCAGTAGCAGTTTTTTTAGCATGTGCTTTAGGAAATTTATTAACTTATGTAGTTACATCAATACAATTAGCATTAGCATTTCCTTCAGCAGATGGAGGAGTAATTGTATCAGCAGTTAAATTTTTAGGCGTTTTTGCAGTAACTCAAGTTCCTTTAGCTATAGTTGAAGGTATAGTTTCAGTAGTTATCTTTGATTTTATAAAGAAACATTGTAGACAAGAACTTTCAGAATTAGAAGGAGGGCTATTATAA
- a CDS encoding cobalt-factor II C(20)-methyltransferase: MAVLYGIGVGPGDKELITIKGVRAIENSEVIVAPSAIDDGESIALETVKDYIKEGSEVIVKHFPMGTKDRVSKAKEAYDLIEGKLKEGKNVSFLTIGDPYVYSTYIHLLKHIEERGFEVKTIPGVTSFCAAASIVDRTLVVGNNPLMILPATRVKDIKDEKYVVIMKVYKHEEEVLNVLEEKGFNYVYVSKAGREGQRILENKEEIINSREYMSLILASKE, encoded by the coding sequence ATGGCAGTATTATATGGAATAGGTGTAGGTCCAGGAGATAAAGAATTAATAACTATTAAAGGTGTAAGAGCTATAGAAAATTCGGAAGTAATAGTAGCTCCAAGTGCCATAGATGATGGAGAAAGTATAGCTTTAGAAACAGTAAAAGATTATATAAAAGAAGGATCAGAAGTAATAGTTAAACATTTTCCAATGGGAACTAAAGATAGAGTTTCGAAGGCAAAGGAAGCTTATGATTTAATAGAAGGAAAATTAAAAGAAGGAAAAAATGTTTCATTTTTAACTATAGGAGATCCTTATGTATATAGTACATATATTCATTTATTAAAGCATATTGAGGAAAGAGGTTTTGAAGTTAAAACAATTCCTGGAGTTACTTCATTTTGTGCAGCAGCTAGTATAGTTGATAGAACTTTAGTTGTAGGAAATAATCCTCTTATGATTTTACCAGCAACAAGAGTTAAGGATATTAAAGATGAAAAATATGTTGTTATTATGAAAGTCTATAAACATGAGGAAGAAGTACTTAATGTTTTAGAGGAAAAAGGCTTTAATTATGTATACGTTAGCAAAGCTGGAAGAGAAGGCCAAAGAATATTAGAAAATAAAGAAGAAATAATAAACTCTAGAGAATATATGTCTTTAATATTAGCAAGTAAAGAGTAG
- the cobJ gene encoding precorrin-3B C(17)-methyltransferase, with translation MGKLYVIGIGPGGLDHITMKALKAIEESNIIVGYTKYVSMIKPLIGEKEVFQTGMRGEEDRCREALKLSKDNTVALISTGDSGIYGMAGLILELKNDENVEIIPGITASSAAGSVVGAPLMHDNCNISLSDLMTPYEDIKKRVKLAAEGDFVISLYNPRSKGRPHYLKECIEIIKEYRDLNTPIAVIRNALRDEESYNLFKLGEFDETVVDMLSIVIIGNSKSYIKDGKFVTPRGYSI, from the coding sequence ATGGGGAAATTATATGTTATAGGCATAGGGCCAGGTGGTCTAGATCATATTACGATGAAGGCACTAAAAGCAATAGAAGAAAGTAATATTATAGTTGGTTATACAAAATATGTATCAATGATTAAGCCTCTTATAGGGGAAAAAGAAGTTTTTCAAACTGGTATGCGTGGAGAAGAAGATAGATGTAGGGAGGCTTTAAAGCTTTCAAAGGATAATACTGTTGCTCTTATAAGTACTGGAGATTCTGGAATTTATGGAATGGCAGGATTAATATTAGAGCTTAAAAATGATGAAAATGTAGAAATAATACCAGGGATAACAGCTTCAAGTGCAGCAGGATCAGTAGTAGGAGCACCACTTATGCATGATAATTGTAATATAAGCTTAAGTGATTTAATGACTCCTTATGAAGATATTAAAAAGAGAGTTAAATTAGCAGCAGAAGGTGATTTTGTAATTTCATTATATAATCCTAGAAGTAAGGGAAGACCACATTATTTAAAGGAGTGTATAGAAATAATAAAAGAATATAGAGATTTAAATACTCCAATAGCCGTTATAAGAAATGCATTAAGAGATGAAGAAAGCTACAATTTATTTAAACTTGGGGAATTTGATGAAACTGTAGTTGATATGCTTTCAATAGTTATAATAGGAAATTCAAAAAGCTATATAAAAGATGGAAAATTTGTTACTCCAAGAGGATATTCAATATGA
- a CDS encoding energy-coupling factor ABC transporter substrate-binding protein, with translation MKKKNLILFVICILLIVGPFIISRNGEFAGADEQAEGLITEINSDYEPWFESLWEPPSGEVESFLFSMQAAIGAGFIGYFVGKKKYDTGNKSV, from the coding sequence ATGAAAAAGAAAAATTTAATTTTATTTGTAATTTGTATTTTACTAATTGTAGGTCCTTTTATAATAAGCAGAAATGGAGAATTTGCAGGAGCTGATGAACAAGCAGAAGGTTTAATAACAGAAATAAATTCAGATTATGAGCCATGGTTTGAAAGTCTTTGGGAACCACCATCAGGAGAAGTTGAAAGTTTTCTTTTCTCAATGCAAGCAGCAATAGGAGCAGGATTCATTGGATATTTTGTAGGAAAGAAAAAGTATGATACGGGAAATAAATCTGTATAG
- a CDS encoding DUF1622 domain-containing protein — protein sequence MLEELLNKYLPSLINLLEVMGIVIVLIGAITAFYRYIKSILTNKEYPIKYTFANNLAMALEFKLAGEILKTVLIKSIDELWIIAAVSLLRGFLALLIYWEMKNEKSETSK from the coding sequence ATGTTAGAGGAATTACTTAATAAATATTTACCTTCATTAATAAACTTATTAGAAGTTATGGGAATAGTAATTGTTTTAATTGGAGCTATTACGGCTTTTTATAGATATATAAAAAGTATACTTACAAATAAAGAATATCCTATTAAATATACTTTTGCTAATAATTTAGCCATGGCACTAGAATTTAAACTTGCAGGTGAAATTCTTAAAACAGTCCTTATAAAAAGTATTGATGAACTTTGGATAATTGCAGCTGTAAGTTTGCTTAGGGGGTTTTTAGCACTTTTAATTTACTGGGAAATGAAAAATGAAAAGTCAGAAACATCTAAATAG
- the cbiT gene encoding precorrin-6Y C5,15-methyltransferase (decarboxylating) subunit CbiT, with protein MILIKDEEFIRGNCPMTKEDIRALSIWKMDLNEDSKVLDIGSGTGSITIQASKIAFKGQVYAIEKALDAIEVTKKNIEKFKGENIKLFEGEAVDILDNFKKENLNFNSIFIGGSSGSLEKIILGSNELIKNNGTIVMNFITLDNAYKAIDLMKTLNYKVDISMVNISKNKGDSYMMIANNPIYIVKCTRREK; from the coding sequence ATGATTTTAATTAAGGATGAAGAATTTATTAGAGGAAATTGTCCTATGACCAAGGAAGATATTAGAGCTTTAAGTATTTGGAAAATGGATTTAAATGAAGATTCTAAAGTTTTAGACATAGGTTCTGGTACAGGAAGTATAACTATTCAAGCATCTAAAATTGCATTTAAAGGACAAGTTTATGCAATAGAAAAAGCTTTAGATGCTATAGAAGTAACAAAAAAGAATATAGAAAAATTCAAAGGTGAAAATATAAAATTATTTGAAGGTGAAGCAGTAGACATTTTGGATAATTTTAAAAAAGAAAATTTAAATTTTAATTCTATATTTATAGGTGGAAGTTCAGGAAGCTTAGAAAAAATAATTTTAGGTAGTAACGAATTAATTAAAAATAATGGAACAATAGTTATGAATTTTATAACTTTAGATAATGCTTATAAGGCAATAGATTTAATGAAAACTTTAAATTACAAAGTAGATATATCTATGGTTAATATAAGTAAAAATAAAGGGGATAGCTATATGATGATAGCTAATAATCCAATTTACATAGTTAAATGCACAAGGAGAGAAAAATAA
- a CDS encoding cobalt-precorrin-6A reductase, with protein MIAFILGTSEGREILSLINEYTDKIVVSTATKYGGELLKNFKILHINDKPLNEEEFKELFKKFNIKVLVDASHPYAQEVSKTSIKICKYMNIDYIRYEREGYFNKVSEDKNIIKINGYEDLKEALKNIEGNVLNTTGSNNVGNIMKLNLKNRVIHRILPSVQVLQKLIDSGVDIGDIIAIKGPFGYEINSGIIKEFKIKALITKDSGIEGGIKEKVEACINNGAKIIVINKPKINYGQAFNNVHRMIDAIVKKYKL; from the coding sequence ATGATAGCTTTTATTTTAGGTACTTCAGAGGGAAGAGAGATTTTATCTCTAATAAATGAATATACAGATAAAATAGTAGTATCTACAGCAACAAAATATGGTGGAGAGCTTTTAAAGAATTTTAAGATTCTCCATATAAATGATAAGCCTTTAAACGAAGAAGAATTTAAAGAGTTATTTAAAAAGTTTAATATAAAAGTTTTAGTAGATGCATCTCACCCATATGCACAAGAAGTAAGTAAAACTTCTATTAAAATTTGTAAGTATATGAATATAGATTATATAAGATATGAGAGAGAAGGATATTTTAATAAAGTTTCTGAAGACAAAAATATAATTAAAATAAATGGATATGAAGATCTAAAAGAAGCATTAAAAAATATAGAAGGAAATGTATTAAATACAACAGGAAGTAATAATGTAGGAAATATTATGAAACTTAATCTTAAGAATAGAGTAATACATAGAATACTTCCATCAGTTCAGGTTTTACAAAAGTTAATAGATTCTGGTGTTGATATAGGTGATATTATAGCCATTAAAGGACCATTTGGATATGAAATAAATAGTGGAATTATTAAAGAGTTTAAAATAAAAGCTTTAATAACTAAGGACAGTGGTATAGAAGGAGGTATTAAAGAAAAAGTAGAAGCTTGTATAAATAATGGAGCTAAAATCATTGTCATAAACAAACCAAAGATAAATTATGGTCAAGCATTTAATAATGTTCATAGGATGATTGATGCCATAGTAAAAAAATATAAATTATAG
- the cbiG gene encoding cobalt-precorrin 5A hydrolase has protein sequence MIGVISVTEKGDILAEKLRGNLDIEIYKKSEIGDFSLDKITNISFEKYNSIIFISSTGIAVRAIAKYLKGKDKDPAVVVVDVCNEFSISLVSGHLGGANNLARKVSKILNNTLVITTATDNLDLLAPDTIAIDNNLVIKDLKMAKIIASKLVNNEGVYFKDDKKEIACPKGYTEVETLKENTLWITNKYEEHKKVLKLIRKDIVLGIGCRKNTDEKKLYDFVSIVLKENNLSLDSIRYIASIDVKKSEKAILNLGNTLKSEMRFFTKEEIAIVEDHYEGSDFVKGAVGVKSVCEPVVELLKAEIIVSKIKNNGMTLAIGIL, from the coding sequence ATGATAGGTGTAATAAGTGTTACGGAAAAGGGAGATATACTAGCTGAAAAACTTAGAGGAAATTTAGATATAGAAATATATAAAAAATCTGAAATAGGAGATTTTTCATTAGATAAAATAACTAACATATCTTTTGAAAAGTATAATTCTATAATTTTTATAAGTTCAACAGGCATAGCAGTTAGAGCTATAGCTAAGTATTTAAAGGGAAAAGATAAAGATCCTGCAGTTGTAGTTGTTGATGTATGTAATGAATTTTCAATAAGCTTAGTGTCAGGACATTTAGGTGGAGCTAATAATTTAGCTAGAAAAGTATCAAAGATATTAAATAACACTTTAGTTATAACTACAGCAACAGATAATTTAGATCTTTTAGCACCAGATACAATAGCTATAGATAATAACCTTGTAATAAAGGATTTAAAAATGGCTAAAATTATTGCAAGTAAACTTGTAAATAATGAAGGTGTTTATTTTAAGGATGATAAAAAAGAAATAGCTTGTCCAAAAGGTTATACAGAAGTAGAAACTTTAAAAGAAAACACTCTATGGATTACTAATAAATATGAAGAACATAAGAAAGTATTGAAGCTTATAAGAAAGGACATAGTTTTAGGAATAGGCTGTAGAAAAAATACAGATGAAAAAAAGCTATATGATTTTGTATCAATTGTATTAAAAGAAAATAATCTGTCTTTAGATTCAATAAGGTATATAGCTTCAATAGATGTTAAGAAAAGTGAAAAAGCTATTTTAAATTTAGGTAATACTTTAAAATCAGAAATGAGATTTTTTACTAAAGAAGAAATAGCTATAGTTGAAGACCATTATGAAGGAAGTGACTTTGTAAAAGGTGCAGTAGGAGTTAAATCTGTATGTGAACCTGTTGTAGAACTTTTAAAAGCTGAAATAATAGTTAGTAAAATAAAAAATAATGGAATGACATTAGCTATTGGAATTTTATAA